One part of the Ziziphus jujuba cultivar Dongzao chromosome 2, ASM3175591v1 genome encodes these proteins:
- the LOC125422660 gene encoding uncharacterized protein LOC125422660, which translates to MAVLKKQHKAPKIDQFRVCFRCLGPEFDCFVRDLIEFAMIKRAHKLELDFALGNGDDPILGSKYSFPEKLCQKHIGFESLQVLEFKSVNVRGGVIERLLSNCPVLERLSVYNSPALHGLRVFGRASLPLKCLVIRQCHLVGRIEIDSATNLVSLHIERAFETNLVLRNVPKLVEVSMIDWCNYCTKINVIDQVSCCLSQLEILRVGRIVEVSKIGEVIPNPILTNLKHLHLQVDIRCKYVFLDLNSIVEAVPYLQRLVFMLSYVFSFDGWEYYGKHRKAANWCYNNNHKVVEIFGYAGHKRADEFIMNVIENIGTLEKIIIIPHDWCPFRVADTIEECIKYARVHTRKELKPKVPSTIAFILL; encoded by the exons ATGGCTGTAT TGAAGAAGCAGCACAAGGCCCCAAAGATAGATCAATTCAGGGTATGCTTTCGATGTCTGGGCCCTGAGTTTGATTGTTTTGTTCGTGATTTGATTGAGTTTGCTATGATAAAGAGAGCTCATAAGCTTGAGTTAGACTTTGCACTCGGTAATGGTGATGATCCAATTTTGGGATCCAAGTACAGTTTTCCAGAAAAACTATGTCAAAAACACATCGGGTTTGAGTCCCTTCAAGTGCTTGAATTTAAGTCTGTTAATGTGAGAGGAGGAGTTATCGAGCGGTTGTTGTCAAATTGTCCTGTTCTTGAAAGATTAAGTGTGTATAACTCCCCGGCTTTGCATGGTTTGAGAGTTTTTGGCCGTGCATCACTCCCATTGAAGTGCTTAGTAATACGACAATGCCATTTGGTTGGAAGAATAGAGATTGATAGTGCCACGAACCTTGTTTCTCTACATATTGAGAGAGCTTTCGAAACTAACTTGGTTTTGAGGAATGTACCAAAACTTGTTGAGGTATCCATGATCGATTGGTGCAACTATTGCACCAAAATTAATGTCATCGACCAGGTTTCTTGTTGTCTTTCCCAGCTAGAAATTCTCAGAGTCGGTAGAATTGTAGAG GTTTCCAAGATTGGTGAAGTAATTCCTAATCCTATATTAACAAATCTCAAGCATTTGCATTTACAAGTTGATATTCGCTGCAAATATGTTTTTCTTGACTTAAATTCAATTGTGGAAGCAGTTCCTTACCTGCAGAGACTTGTGTTTATGTTGTCATATGTG TTTTCCTTCGATGGGTGGGAATATTATGGAAAGCATAGAAAAGCTGCAAATTGGTGCTATAATAATAACCACAAGGTAGTGGAAATATTTGGCTATGCTGGTCACAAAAGAGCTGATGAATTTATCATGAATGTTATAGAAAATATTGGTACACTGGAGAAAATCATTATCATCCCTCACGATTGGTGCCCTTTTCGCGTAGCTGATACCATAGAAGAGTGCATTAAGTATGCCAGAGTTCACACCAGGAAAGAGCTCAAACCAAAAGTTCCTTCAACTATAgcatttatattattatga